Proteins co-encoded in one Garra rufa chromosome 7, GarRuf1.0, whole genome shotgun sequence genomic window:
- the LOC141338950 gene encoding E3 ubiquitin-protein ligase UHRF1-like produces the protein MHVVKYWPEKGKSGFLVWRYLLKRNDDEPAPWTRDGKERIKKLGLTMQYPEGYLEAVAAKEKEKENKNDEEVDETPTKGKRKRKSQTVEEKSSPAKSTPKKMKVEAYKLNKEQKALIKDDELNKKLWDEAMDSLNLGPRFINKVEEVFLCICCQEVVYQPITTECQHNVCRECLQRSFKAEVYTCPACRHDLGKNYQMTVNKPLQAILTQLFPGYSSGRC, from the exons aTGCAT GTGGTAAAATACTGGCCAGAAAAGGGTAAATCCGGCTTCCTGGTTTGGAGATACTTGCTAAAACGAAACGACGACGAACCAGCGCCGTGGACCCGCGACGGAAAAGAGCGCATTAAGAAACTAGGCCTCACAATGCAG TATCCCGAAGGGTATCTGGAAGCCGTTGCTGcgaaagaaaaggaaaaagagAACAAAAATGACGAAGAAGTTGACGAAACGCCCACTAAAGGCAAGAGGAAGAGAAAATCCCAGACCG TGGAGGAGAAGAGCTCTCCGGCCAAAAGCACGCCTAAGAAGATGAAGGTGGAGGCGTACAAACTGAACAAAGAGCAGAAGGCCTTGATCAAGGACGACGAGCTCAACAAGAAGCTGTGGGACGAAGCCATGGACTCTCTGAACCTCGGACCT CGCTTCATCAACAAAGTGGAGGAAGTTTTCCTGTGCATCTGCTGCCAAGAAGTCGTCTATCAGCCCATTACTACAGAATGCCAACACAACGTCTGCAGG GAATGCCTTCAGCGATCTTTCAAAGCCGAGGTCTACACCTGTCCGGCTTGCCGACACGATTTGGGCAAGAACTACCAAATGACGGTGAACAAACCCCTCCAAGCCATCCTCACCCAGCTCTTCCCCGGATACAGCAGCGGCCGATGTTGA